The sequence GAAGATATATTCAGTTGGGGCGATTACTACCGCATTGCTCCTGATGCGAAAAATATAAGTGAGTATGCTGTTAAATCAAGTTTCCTTCACCTCAGTTTTGATCTTCCACCGGGCTTGGTACCGAAGAAGCTGGCCCTCGTTGATGCTGAACTGGGCGAAAGCGAGTGTTTGCTCTGCGGTGAAGCAGTCGAGCATGATGATTCACCGACTGCGGCAATGAAAAAATTTAAACTACCTTACCTTCTGCAGCCGCCGATTGAACTAAATATGGAAGAAGGCTGGGCATATAGCACGGAACTCGCCGATGGTTTTATCAGGATTCGTTGGCTTGCCCCACTTTTACTGATCGATGAAAACAGCCGCAGCGCCTATCCTTTAAAAAACTTTACTTTTCAGATCGAGTCCGAACCGGGAGTATGGCGAAGCGGCAGGATCGTAAATCCCAACGATGGTTACCGGTACCTGATCAGCGCCGGAAAAGCAAGGGATGAAAAACGGCTGCTTTTGCAAAAAGAACCGCTCATTAACAGCTGTACTGCCGCAATCACTGATGAACAGGGCTGTTTTGAAATTTTTTCGCCACCGGAGACGGTAATTGAAGCACAGGAACAGTTCCCCTTATATAACCTGCTTGAAAAGTACCAGACTTTCCGGAAAAGAATTTATGAACTTTCAGGAGATGGAAATAACCTGATTGAATTGGAACCGGTTAATAAACTTAGGCTTTCAGGTTTTCTCTTCGATTCCAAAACCGGAAAACCGATTAACGGAGCGTTGATCAGGGTATTTCGCGGGGAGCCTGACCCGGTTGGTGATCCCCTGATTGAAGCGTATGTGGGTGAAGTATTTACCACGGCTGAAGGATCATTTACTTTTAATCTGCCTGCTGGAAGGTATATGATTTACGGTGCTGCTGAAATTGATGGCACACGATATAAATCTGCGGAATGGATAATTCGTTTAAGGGAAGGGGAAGAAGTAACCAGAATCTTTTCCCTGGACCAGGCTGCGGTAGTCAGAGGCAAAGTATCCTTTGAAGGGTATATTCCCCCTGATCCACCGGTAATAGCACTTAAAAGGTTTCCAAAGGTTGAAGGCGAGGGCCCTCTGGCCAAAGTGCCGATTTTAAGAGACGGCAGCTATGAGTGTCTGGTCAATTATCAGGACCGGTTTCAGATAGTTTTGGAAGAAGAAGGCTGGGAATATATTTATGACACAAACGGGGAAAAAGGTTATAAACTGGAACCGCAGGAAATTTTGGAGCGCAGCTACCGGTTAGTCCCGGGCAGCGAACAGGAGGAATAATGCCGGCCGAACCGTTAATTATCCGTGCTTCCGGTAACCATTATGATCTCGGCTTTGCAGTTGGTAGAAATGCCTCTATCCTGCTCCGAAATTCTCTTGATTACTACCGTGATATACTTCGCCGGGAAGGTTGGATCGGACCCTGGAAATTGCCCGAAGGTTATATTGAGGCTGCCAGGGATATATATCCCCATTATCTGGAAGAACTGCAGGGCATGGCAGCAGGTTCCAGCGTTAAGTTTGAGGATCTTTTTTTCCTGAATGCTCTGGAAGAAGCGCTTGAAACAAGTTCTCATGCAGCCTGCACTGCTATAGGTGTTTATAAAAATAATCAGGCCTGGTTGGGGCACAATGAAGATTGGTATGCTGAAGACAGCAGATCGGTCATAATAATTGAGGGCAGGCCTAAGGGGAAACCGGCATTTATTAGCGTAACAGCAGCTCCTTTTCTTCCGGCAGTGGGTATGAATGAAGCCGGTATTGCCCAGGGAGTAAACAGTCTAACTCCGGAAGATTACCGGATTGGAATACCCCGGATGTTTGCGGCAAGAGCGGTTCTTGAGGCAGAATCGATTGAAGAAGCGGTGACATATGCAACCCCTGAACGGCGTGCCGGAGGATATAATCACCTGCTTGTTCATAAGAATGGCCTATTGGCTAACCTGGAGACGTCGGCCGAAAAAAATGAATTTATAACAGCCAATGATTTAATTTACCACACCAACCATTATACAGGTCAGTTAATGAAAGAATTGGAAAAAGGGACATGGGAAAGTTCAAAAAGTCGCTACAGCCGACTTGAAGAACTACACAACCTGATGGCCGAAAATGATGATTCTTTCCAGATGCTGGCCGGAGTCTTAGGTGACCATCGGAATAGGCCGGCTTCCATCTGCCGCCATTCTGAAGAAAATAGTGGCGATGCGACAATTTTTTCTGTAATATTTAATGTAACAACAAACCGAGCGTGGGTTGCAGTTGGCAATCCCTGTATAAACCGGTATTGTGAGTTAAAAATATTATAGTAATGGAGACAATAGCTATGAAAAATTCTGAATTGATCCAAGAGGCATTTGAACAGGAGAAAAAGAGATTGATTGAGATGGCCCGGGCAATTCACAGACAACCGGAAACAGGCGGAAACGAAGTGTTTGCTGTTGAGTTAATTACCGGTTATCTGGAAAATAAAGGATTCAAAGTATGGCGTAGGGTGGGTGGCCTGAAAACCGCATTTATGGCCAGCTACGGTGGTGAAGGTTTTCATGTGGGATTCTGTTCTGAATACGATGCCCTTCCCGAGATCGGACACGGCTGTGGGCATAATCTGATCGGGATAGCCGGTGTAGCAGCCGGTGTAGCTCTGGCGGCCGGTTTGGATGGAATAAACGGCCGTGTATCAATTATCGGCACGCCGGATGAAGAAGATCATGGAGGAAAGGTAGATCTGGTCAGAACAGGGGTTTTCGATGATGTTGATGCAGCCCTGATGTTTCATCCCGGTTGCTCAACCCGGATCCATGTCCAGTCTCTGGCCTGCTGTGATTATCAGTTTATCTTCCATGGTAAAAATGCTCATGCTGCCTGTGAACCCTGGGAAGGGCGTAATGCATTAGATGGTGTAATCCAGACATTCAATGGTATCAACGCCCTGCGGCAGCATTTAAAGGACGACGTGCGGATTCATGGGATTATTTCGGAGGGCGGTCTCGCTTCAAATGTTATACCGGATAGGGCTGTAGCCGATTTCTGTATTCGGGCAATCGATAACAGGAGTCTCGGTGAGGTAGTCCAGAGAGTGATTGCCTGTGCGAGGGGAGCAGCAATCGCTACCGGTACTGAACTGGAAGTAAAAGAGTCTGACTATCCTTATGATGCCATGCTCAGTAACAGGGTTCTGGCCGATGTTTTTGCCGAAAGCCTTGAGGAGGCAGGCTATAATTTGAAATCGCCTAATATAGAAGGTTTTGGTTCGATTGATATGGGAAATGTGAGCAGGGTTACCCCTTCGATTCACCCTCTGGTGGCCATCACCGAGGAGTGGGTTCCCGGACATACGAAGGAATTTTCTGCTCTTTGTGATACGGATGAAGCCTATGAAATAATGCTCACAGCTGCCAGAGCAATGGCTCTAACCGGTCTGAAAGTAATGCAGGATCCCGACCTCCAGAAGAAAATCAAAGATGAATTTAACGCTCAGATTAGAGAATATTGCTAGTTCATGATAAGGATGTGAAATAATTATGCCAACGATTGTTGAAGAGATCAGGCCTGATCTTTACCGTGCTGAAATTCCCTTGCCCCGCAATCCCCTGAAAGCAACAAACTCCTATATTATACGCAGCCCGGAGAGGAACCTGGTGATTGACACCGGCATGAACAGGGAAGAGTGCAGGTCGGCATTGCTGAATGCCTTTGATCAACTCGGTATTGATCTTACTCGAACCGACTTTTTTGTAACCCACCTGCATGCTGATCATGTGGGATTGGCCGGAGAGATTTCGGATAAGAAAGCAACTATTTACTTTAACGAGCCCGATGCGGAAATTTTATTGCATGATAACCTCTGGGCTCTGGTTTGCCGGCTAACCGGAAGGCATGGATTCCCCGCTGAGCTCGTTGATAAAGCTATCGACTCGCATCCCGGGCAGCGTTACAGTCCAAAAAAAGAGATTAACTTTACCATGGTTGCTGAAGGAGATTTGATCAATTATGGTGATTATGAATTTTATTGTGTCCATACACCGGGTCATACCGACGGGCATACTTGTCTGTACGAGCCACGCAAAAAAATATTTTTTTCCGGAGATCATATTCTGGGTGATATAACTCCAAATATTTCCTCCTGGCTTGATGAAGACAATCCTCTGGAGAAGTATTTTATGAGTCTTCAAAAGGTTAGAGAGATGGATATTGATCTGGTCCTTCCAGGCCACCGTTCTTTGCTCCATGATTGCAAAAGCAGGATCGATCAGTTGATGGAACATCATCAGGAACGGTTGGTCGAAGTAATCGGAATTCTCAAAGCCTATGGCAAAAACAGCGCTTTTGAAGTAGCTTCAAAAATGACCTGGGAACTTGTAGCGGAATGCTGGGATGATTTTCCTCTTATGCAGAAGTGGTTTGCCACCGGTGAGGCTCTGGCTCACCTGCACTACCTGGAGGGCGAGGGGAAAGTAGCCAGGGAAGAAATCGAAGGGATCCAGGTATTTGCCTTGAACTGAACCGACTTATTAGAACTGGAGGGTTTATTATCGGCAGCTATATACTCTCGATAGATCAGGGAACCACCGGAACTACAGCTATCCTCTGGGACAGGGAAGGGACGGCAAGAGCAAGAACCAACCGTGAGCATAAGCAGTATTATCCACAACCCGGATGGGTCGAACATGATGTCGGTGAGATATGGGAAAATGTTTTAATGGTTACCGCAGATCTTTTGAAAGAGGCAGATGTTTCTCCGGTTGATATAAAGTCAGTCGGAATAACCAACCAGCGGGAGACGCTGGTTTTTTGGGATAAGCGCAGCGGTGAACCGCTCTATCGTGCTATCGTCTGGCAGTGCCGCAGAACAGCAGAACTCTGCAGCAGGCTTAAGGAAGAGGGATGCGAGGATATTATTCGCCGGAAAACAGGACTCCTTCTGGACCCGTATTTTTCTGGTTCAAAACTCCGCTGGGCATTTGAAAACATAGTAGATATTCAGCAGGCAGCAGAGAAAGGACACCTGGCCTGCGGAACAATCGACAGCTACCTGCTTTTTCGCCTGACCGGCGGGAGAGTTTTTGCCACAGATTATTCCAATGCCTCACGGACACTGCTCTTTAATATTCATTCTCTGCAGTGGGATGAAGAACTGCTAGAGCTTTTCAAAACACCTTCCGAAGTTCTCCCGGAAGTTAAACCAAGCAGTTATCTTTTTGGAGTTACCGACAAAGCCGCCTTCTTTAATGTGGCTGTGCCCATCGGGGGAATCGCCGGTGATCAGCAGGCTGCGCTATTCGGACAGGCCTGTTTTATCCCGGGAATGAGCAAGAATACTTATGGTACAGGTTCATTCTTGCTGATGAATACGGGAGAAAAGGCAGTGGCTTCGAAACAGGGTTTGCTGACAACAATCGCCTGGGGTTTAAACAATAAAGTGGAATACGCCCTCGAGGGCAGCATATTTATAACAGGCGCCGCTGTACAGTGGCTGCGGGATGGTCTGGGTGTGATTGCGAAGTCTTCAGACCTGGAAAAGCTGGCTGCGGAGGTTGAAGGTAATGAAGGCGTGTATCTGGTTCCGGCCTTTGCCGGATTGGGCGCTCCATACTGGGATCCCTATGCCCGGGGATTGCTGATCGGCATCACCGGCGGAACCTCAAGGGCACATCTGGCCCGGGCAGTTATGGAAGCTATGGCTTACCAGACCAGGGATGTGCTGGAAGTGATGCAGCGTGATGCTGAATTGCCATTGAGAGAATTAAGGGTTGATGGCGGGGCCAGTGTAATGGATTTACTACTGCAATTTCAGGCAGACATAACCGGGATAACAGTCCGCAGGGCTGCGACATATGATACAACGGCATTGGGGGCGGCTTACCTGGCCGGTTTGTCAACGGGATTTTGGGAAAGTACTGAAGATTTATCCCGCTACTGGAAAGAAAGTGCGGTGTTTAACCCCCGAATGAATGTTGATCGACGTAACAAACTTTATAACGGCTGGCTGAAGGCGGCACAGCGATCACTCAACTGGGCGGATCGGGAACAATAGAACTTATTCTTTTTCAGGAACAGTTTCTTTTTTACCCGGTAGTTGTTTGCATTTGTTATCGTCCGGCGAGAAAAGGCCACCTGAAACGATCACCTTCAGGCCTTCTTCAACTGTCATCTCCAGTTCAATGACTTCCTGGCGAGGGGCAAGGATAAGCATGCCGGATGTTGGGTTCGGGGTGGTTGGGATAAATATATTTAAAGTTTCTTCATGCGTTTTATTCTGGATTTCGCCTTTAGAAGATCCGGTAACGAAACCGAGAACATACAGACCCTTGCGGGGATATTCTATAAGAACAACCTTCTGAAAAGCATTTTTGCCCTGGACGGTAAAAGCGTCAATGATCTGTTTGGCGCTGGTGTATATGCCCTTGGCCAGGGGAAGGCGTTGAAGTATTCGATCGCTGAAACTTATCAGGCGGCTGCCGATTATGTTGGAAGCAACGAAACCGATGAATAGGATAAGAATAATGCCGGCAGCAAAACCGATTCCAGGGATTCGGTAGTTAAAAAGCGCTTCAATCAAACCGCCGATCAGGTTGTCAAGAAAGGTAAAAACCAGGTAGAATACATAAATAGTAACTGCCAGTGGCAGTATAGTCAGCAGTCCGGTGGTAAAGATTGTTTTAAGTCTCAAGTATTGTCCCCCTTGTTTTTAAATAGCATCTCATATATTTTATCAGCAGGGCAGATTATTACAAGCAGAAAATTGGAATTTGCTAAAATACTCTTTTTTGAAAGGATTGAGGGCATATG is a genomic window of Bacillota bacterium containing:
- a CDS encoding DUF502 domain-containing protein; translation: MRLKTIFTTGLLTILPLAVTIYVFYLVFTFLDNLIGGLIEALFNYRIPGIGFAAGIILILFIGFVASNIIGSRLISFSDRILQRLPLAKGIYTSAKQIIDAFTVQGKNAFQKVVLIEYPRKGLYVLGFVTGSSKGEIQNKTHEETLNIFIPTTPNPTSGMLILAPRQEVIELEMTVEEGLKVIVSGGLFSPDDNKCKQLPGKKETVPEKE
- a CDS encoding M20 family metallopeptidase, yielding MKNSELIQEAFEQEKKRLIEMARAIHRQPETGGNEVFAVELITGYLENKGFKVWRRVGGLKTAFMASYGGEGFHVGFCSEYDALPEIGHGCGHNLIGIAGVAAGVALAAGLDGINGRVSIIGTPDEEDHGGKVDLVRTGVFDDVDAALMFHPGCSTRIHVQSLACCDYQFIFHGKNAHAACEPWEGRNALDGVIQTFNGINALRQHLKDDVRIHGIISEGGLASNVIPDRAVADFCIRAIDNRSLGEVVQRVIACARGAAIATGTELEVKESDYPYDAMLSNRVLADVFAESLEEAGYNLKSPNIEGFGSIDMGNVSRVTPSIHPLVAITEEWVPGHTKEFSALCDTDEAYEIMLTAARAMALTGLKVMQDPDLQKKIKDEFNAQIREYC
- the glpK gene encoding glycerol kinase GlpK yields the protein MGSYILSIDQGTTGTTAILWDREGTARARTNREHKQYYPQPGWVEHDVGEIWENVLMVTADLLKEADVSPVDIKSVGITNQRETLVFWDKRSGEPLYRAIVWQCRRTAELCSRLKEEGCEDIIRRKTGLLLDPYFSGSKLRWAFENIVDIQQAAEKGHLACGTIDSYLLFRLTGGRVFATDYSNASRTLLFNIHSLQWDEELLELFKTPSEVLPEVKPSSYLFGVTDKAAFFNVAVPIGGIAGDQQAALFGQACFIPGMSKNTYGTGSFLLMNTGEKAVASKQGLLTTIAWGLNNKVEYALEGSIFITGAAVQWLRDGLGVIAKSSDLEKLAAEVEGNEGVYLVPAFAGLGAPYWDPYARGLLIGITGGTSRAHLARAVMEAMAYQTRDVLEVMQRDAELPLRELRVDGGASVMDLLLQFQADITGITVRRAATYDTTALGAAYLAGLSTGFWESTEDLSRYWKESAVFNPRMNVDRRNKLYNGWLKAAQRSLNWADREQ
- a CDS encoding MBL fold metallo-hydrolase produces the protein MPTIVEEIRPDLYRAEIPLPRNPLKATNSYIIRSPERNLVIDTGMNREECRSALLNAFDQLGIDLTRTDFFVTHLHADHVGLAGEISDKKATIYFNEPDAEILLHDNLWALVCRLTGRHGFPAELVDKAIDSHPGQRYSPKKEINFTMVAEGDLINYGDYEFYCVHTPGHTDGHTCLYEPRKKIFFSGDHILGDITPNISSWLDEDNPLEKYFMSLQKVREMDIDLVLPGHRSLLHDCKSRIDQLMEHHQERLVEVIGILKAYGKNSAFEVASKMTWELVAECWDDFPLMQKWFATGEALAHLHYLEGEGKVAREEIEGIQVFALN
- a CDS encoding C45 family peptidase, with the protein product MPAEPLIIRASGNHYDLGFAVGRNASILLRNSLDYYRDILRREGWIGPWKLPEGYIEAARDIYPHYLEELQGMAAGSSVKFEDLFFLNALEEALETSSHAACTAIGVYKNNQAWLGHNEDWYAEDSRSVIIIEGRPKGKPAFISVTAAPFLPAVGMNEAGIAQGVNSLTPEDYRIGIPRMFAARAVLEAESIEEAVTYATPERRAGGYNHLLVHKNGLLANLETSAEKNEFITANDLIYHTNHYTGQLMKELEKGTWESSKSRYSRLEELHNLMAENDDSFQMLAGVLGDHRNRPASICRHSEENSGDATIFSVIFNVTTNRAWVAVGNPCINRYCELKIL